From a region of the Chitinophaga caseinilytica genome:
- a CDS encoding mannose-1-phosphate guanylyltransferase yields the protein MTPLNNHFYVAIMAGGIGSRFWPYSRTDYPKQFLDILNTGKTLLQWTYERFTQFIPEENIYVVTHHHYADTVAKQLPNLPVANIVSEPSRKNTAPCVAYISHKIHKKDPKASMICAPADHLIMDATSFTSTCLNALLFAQKNNALLTLGIKPTRPDTGYGYIQYETEQVADNVYKVKTFTEKPNLELAKTFLKSGDFLWNAGIFVWNSKSILQALAAYLPEMDELFVQSHGALNTAKEKETIERIYTQCTNISIDYGIMEKADNVYVIPSNFGWSDLGTWASAYENLEKDYLGNAVQGKNVMVIDATKCMVKAPNDKLVLLQGLDDMIVIDTNDVLLICKKQNEQQIKEYVAEVKRHKGDKFM from the coding sequence ATGACACCGTTGAATAACCATTTTTATGTGGCCATTATGGCCGGCGGAATCGGAAGCCGCTTCTGGCCTTACAGCCGCACGGATTATCCTAAACAGTTCCTGGATATCCTCAATACAGGCAAGACCCTCCTGCAGTGGACCTATGAACGGTTCACGCAGTTCATTCCGGAAGAAAACATTTACGTAGTAACTCACCATCACTACGCCGACACCGTGGCCAAGCAATTGCCCAACCTGCCGGTCGCAAACATCGTGAGCGAACCGTCGCGGAAAAATACCGCACCCTGTGTGGCATATATTTCCCACAAAATCCACAAGAAAGACCCCAAGGCCAGCATGATCTGCGCCCCGGCAGACCATCTCATCATGGACGCCACGTCTTTCACCAGCACTTGCCTCAACGCCCTCCTGTTCGCCCAGAAAAACAATGCCCTGCTCACCCTCGGCATCAAACCCACCCGGCCAGACACCGGCTACGGGTACATCCAGTACGAAACGGAACAGGTGGCAGACAATGTCTACAAGGTGAAAACCTTCACCGAAAAACCCAACCTGGAACTGGCCAAAACCTTCCTGAAAAGCGGCGACTTCCTCTGGAACGCCGGCATTTTCGTCTGGAACTCCAAATCCATCCTCCAGGCCCTGGCCGCTTACCTCCCCGAAATGGACGAGCTCTTCGTGCAATCGCACGGCGCGCTCAATACGGCAAAGGAAAAAGAAACCATCGAACGGATATACACCCAGTGCACCAACATTTCCATCGACTACGGTATCATGGAAAAAGCGGACAACGTGTACGTGATCCCCTCCAACTTCGGCTGGAGCGACCTCGGCACCTGGGCCTCGGCTTACGAAAACCTGGAGAAGGATTACCTCGGCAACGCAGTGCAAGGCAAGAACGTAATGGTGATAGACGCCACCAAATGCATGGTGAAAGCACCGAACGATAAGCTCGTGCTGCTGCAGGGGCTCGATGATATGATCGTGATCGACACCAACGATGTGCTGCTCATCTGCAAAAAACAAAACGAACAGCAGATCAAGGAATACGTGGCCGAAGTGAAGCGTCACAAGGGCGACAAATTCATGTAA
- a CDS encoding carbonic anhydrase family protein: MRTHNKLSQSNTTPEMALEILKEGNDRFVSNLRINRNLLGMVNDTKEGQWPVAAIVSCMDSRTSAELIFDQGLGDVFSIRLAGAVVSDNVLGSLEYACKVAGSKFIVVLGHTHCGAIKGACDHVEMGNLTGLLGKIRPAVFQEKTITENRNSNNHEFVEAVTNIHTDRSVQAILEQSIILAEMIDNGEVGIIGAMYDVETGVVTFHEHTKRIGKPLQVVEKTA; this comes from the coding sequence ATGAGAACACACAATAAACTCTCCCAAAGCAATACTACGCCCGAAATGGCGCTGGAAATCCTCAAAGAGGGGAACGACCGTTTCGTGAGCAACCTGCGCATCAACCGCAACCTGCTCGGAATGGTCAACGATACGAAAGAAGGACAGTGGCCGGTTGCGGCGATCGTCAGCTGTATGGACTCCCGCACTTCCGCGGAGCTCATCTTCGACCAGGGCCTGGGCGATGTTTTCAGCATCCGCCTCGCCGGCGCCGTTGTGTCTGACAACGTGCTGGGCAGCCTCGAATACGCCTGCAAGGTAGCTGGTTCCAAATTCATCGTGGTGCTGGGCCATACGCATTGCGGTGCCATCAAAGGCGCGTGCGACCATGTGGAAATGGGCAACCTCACCGGCCTGCTCGGCAAGATCCGCCCGGCCGTATTCCAGGAGAAAACCATCACGGAAAACAGAAATTCAAATAACCACGAATTCGTGGAAGCCGTTACGAATATCCACACCGACCGCTCGGTGCAGGCCATTCTGGAGCAAAGCATCATTCTCGCAGAGATGATCGATAACGGGGAAGTAGGCATTATCGGAGCCATGTATGATGTCGAAACAGGTGTAGTTACTTTTCACGAACACACGAAGCGGATCGGAAAACCGCTGCAGGTCGTAGAAAAAACCGCCTGA
- a CDS encoding SulP family inorganic anion transporter gives MSKQIPATSNMKGDLSAGLVVFLIAVPLCLGIALASGAPLFSGLIAGIVGGIVVGFFSGSNLSVSGPAAGLTAIVLTAIGKLGAFEAFLLAVVLAGAIQFLLGLIRAGVIANYFPSNVITGMLTAIGIIIVLKQIPHAFGYDEHAEGELAFIQHDGENTFTSILSTINHIQLGAVIITAISIAILLYWQKIPKLKAIPAPLVAVLAGIGLNALFIATGSTLALEQSHLVSLPVAASASEFAGQFTLPDFSKILNADVITVAITIAVVASIETLLNLEATDKLDPLKRYSDPNRELRAQGLGNMISGLIGGLPVTSVIVRSSANINAGGRTKIATISHGLLLLVCAALIPTLLNMIPLSTLAAVLLVTGFKLCKPTIFKQMFAKGKYQWIPFVVTVVTIVMTDLLVGVAIGLGVSVLFLLWGNMKSPYFFRKEKYRTGDMFVLELTQEVSFLNKANILLTLDKMPDKSTVIIDAAKTLYIDQDVLDIIREFAQIKAPQKQIKVVLRGFKDAYKVNNTDHLFMDGEKEPQVVVSHSQGTHKELLKELSVN, from the coding sequence ATGAGCAAGCAAATTCCTGCTACGTCCAATATGAAAGGCGACCTCTCTGCGGGGCTGGTGGTATTCCTGATCGCGGTGCCCCTTTGCCTCGGCATCGCCCTGGCTTCCGGCGCGCCCCTGTTTTCCGGCCTCATCGCGGGTATCGTGGGTGGCATCGTCGTAGGTTTCTTTTCCGGCTCCAATCTGAGCGTCAGCGGCCCGGCCGCCGGCCTCACCGCTATCGTGCTCACCGCCATCGGCAAACTGGGCGCTTTCGAAGCGTTCCTCCTCGCCGTGGTACTGGCGGGCGCCATCCAGTTCCTGCTCGGGCTCATCCGCGCGGGGGTCATCGCCAACTATTTTCCGTCTAACGTTATTACCGGTATGCTCACCGCTATCGGTATCATCATCGTCTTAAAACAGATCCCCCATGCTTTCGGGTACGATGAGCATGCAGAAGGGGAACTTGCTTTCATCCAACACGATGGGGAGAATACTTTCACCTCCATCCTGAGCACCATTAATCATATACAGTTGGGGGCAGTGATCATCACCGCGATTTCCATCGCGATCCTGCTGTACTGGCAGAAAATCCCCAAACTGAAAGCCATCCCGGCTCCGCTTGTGGCCGTGCTCGCCGGTATCGGCCTCAATGCCCTGTTTATCGCCACCGGCTCCACGCTGGCCCTGGAGCAAAGCCACCTGGTTTCGCTCCCCGTTGCCGCTTCCGCAAGCGAATTCGCCGGCCAGTTCACATTGCCCGACTTCAGCAAGATCCTCAATGCCGATGTTATCACCGTTGCGATCACCATCGCCGTGGTAGCTTCCATTGAGACCTTGCTGAACCTCGAGGCAACAGACAAGCTCGATCCGCTGAAACGATACTCAGACCCCAACCGCGAGCTGCGCGCCCAGGGCCTCGGTAACATGATCAGCGGCCTCATCGGCGGCCTGCCCGTGACTTCGGTGATCGTCCGTTCCTCCGCCAACATCAACGCCGGCGGCCGCACCAAGATCGCCACCATCTCACATGGCCTGCTGCTGCTCGTTTGTGCGGCCCTCATCCCCACACTGCTCAACATGATCCCGCTGTCGACCCTCGCAGCCGTGCTGCTGGTAACCGGTTTCAAGCTGTGCAAACCCACCATCTTCAAGCAGATGTTCGCAAAGGGCAAATACCAATGGATCCCCTTCGTGGTAACCGTGGTAACGATCGTGATGACCGACCTGCTCGTGGGCGTGGCCATCGGCCTGGGCGTGAGCGTGCTGTTCCTCCTCTGGGGCAACATGAAAAGCCCGTATTTCTTCCGCAAGGAAAAATACCGCACCGGCGATATGTTCGTGCTCGAGCTCACGCAGGAAGTTTCCTTCCTCAACAAAGCCAACATCCTGCTCACGCTGGATAAAATGCCCGACAAGAGCACCGTGATCATCGACGCGGCCAAAACGCTGTACATCGACCAGGACGTGCTCGACATCATCCGTGAATTCGCGCAGATCAAGGCGCCGCAAAAGCAGATCAAGGTTGTGCTCCGCGGTTTTAAAGACGCATATAAGGTGAATAATACCGACCATCTCTTCATGGACGGAGAGAAAGAACCACAGGTGGTAGTGTCTCACTCACAAGGCACCCACAAGGAATTATTGAAAGAATTATCAGTTAACTAA
- a CDS encoding PadR family transcriptional regulator — MNIDNTQSQMRKGVLEFCILSIIKQGEAYPSDIIEKMKEAKLDILEGTLYPLLTRLKNAELLTYRWVESSSGPPRKYFSMTDKGESFYKVLEATWNELANAVHQLTQQPESNQ; from the coding sequence ATGAATATAGACAACACACAATCACAGATGAGAAAAGGGGTGCTCGAATTCTGCATCCTGTCCATCATCAAGCAAGGCGAGGCTTACCCTTCAGACATTATCGAAAAAATGAAAGAAGCGAAGCTGGATATCCTGGAAGGGACGTTATATCCGCTTCTGACACGCCTCAAGAACGCGGAATTGCTCACCTACCGCTGGGTGGAAAGCAGCTCCGGCCCCCCGCGCAAATATTTCTCCATGACCGATAAAGGGGAATCCTTCTATAAAGTACTGGAGGCCACCTGGAACGAACTGGCCAACGCCGTTCACCAACTCACCCAGCAACCGGAATCAAATCAGTAA
- a CDS encoding PspC domain-containing protein, translating to MKKIININLSSRLIPIEDSAYELLRQYLDSLKRYFSQEEGADEIVSDIESRIAEVFQDKIRKGAHCITDEDVIEIKASMGTPEQFGDEQPANGNASSSQSQQQSQQQAFDPYIRPRKRFYRDSDHKVIGGVCSGLAAYFRMDPVIMRILFVITALFWGGGILVYLILWFATPEADTAAEKLEMRGERVDVNNIKATVQEEMSQIRARMERMGDDVRNFSTGRGKQFGRDAGSAIESFFRGLGNAIAWIAKGFFLFFGFVLLFVLVVGLIAAASFSAVLLPIKHLIFADGTQTMLFWPTVALLIGIPILGLILFLVRKITGNRMPNKYAGMTLGFFWILGIVCAVSLAVSVSRDFTTENGIREELTIQQPSNGRLIISRADEMLDIDDHFMFDDHVRISDDTVVIGHIVINIEKSLDDKFSVAVAKKSKGRTSAEARKLAGQIQFQLSQRDSVLFLPSGFSIPRDSKYRLQRVYLTVYVPSRKEVIVDRDARNHFIFDGYRRGRWWDEGHDWDRNERMELKMNENGDWERREVPPTPDRQFRDSLDRNYRYQGPDRENPQPERKTDSVQPAKTTAANRFVGFLFSLPKPIA from the coding sequence ATGAAAAAGATTATCAACATAAACCTCTCCAGCCGCCTGATTCCCATCGAGGACTCGGCCTACGAGCTGCTCAGGCAGTATCTGGACAGCCTGAAGCGATATTTCTCGCAGGAAGAGGGGGCAGACGAGATCGTGAGCGATATCGAAAGCCGCATCGCCGAAGTATTCCAGGATAAAATCCGCAAAGGCGCGCATTGCATTACCGACGAAGACGTGATCGAGATCAAGGCTTCCATGGGCACGCCCGAGCAATTCGGCGACGAGCAGCCCGCTAACGGCAACGCTTCATCTTCCCAATCGCAACAGCAAAGCCAGCAACAGGCGTTCGACCCGTATATCCGCCCCCGTAAACGCTTCTACCGCGATTCCGACCACAAGGTGATCGGCGGCGTTTGCTCCGGCCTCGCAGCTTATTTCCGCATGGACCCCGTGATCATGCGCATCCTCTTCGTCATCACAGCCCTTTTCTGGGGTGGCGGCATCCTCGTATACCTCATCCTCTGGTTTGCTACGCCCGAAGCGGACACCGCAGCCGAAAAACTGGAAATGCGGGGGGAGCGTGTAGACGTTAACAATATTAAAGCGACCGTTCAGGAAGAGATGAGCCAGATCCGCGCCCGCATGGAAAGAATGGGGGACGATGTGCGAAATTTTTCTACGGGCCGCGGGAAACAGTTCGGTAGAGATGCCGGTTCTGCGATAGAGTCGTTCTTCCGGGGGCTGGGTAACGCCATCGCCTGGATCGCCAAAGGGTTTTTCCTCTTCTTCGGCTTCGTACTGCTCTTCGTGTTGGTAGTGGGACTGATCGCCGCTGCCTCCTTTTCCGCGGTCCTGCTGCCGATCAAACACCTCATTTTCGCCGATGGCACCCAAACGATGCTTTTCTGGCCCACGGTTGCCCTGCTGATCGGCATCCCCATCCTCGGGCTCATCCTTTTCCTGGTGCGCAAGATCACCGGCAACCGGATGCCGAACAAATACGCAGGCATGACGCTCGGCTTCTTCTGGATCCTCGGCATCGTATGCGCCGTTTCCCTCGCCGTGTCCGTTTCCCGCGATTTCACGACCGAAAACGGGATCCGGGAAGAGCTCACCATCCAGCAGCCTTCCAACGGCAGGCTCATCATCTCCCGCGCCGATGAAATGCTCGATATCGACGACCACTTTATGTTCGACGATCATGTGCGCATCTCCGACGACACCGTGGTGATCGGGCACATCGTCATCAACATCGAAAAAAGCCTGGACGATAAATTCAGCGTGGCCGTAGCGAAGAAATCCAAAGGCCGCACCAGCGCCGAAGCCCGCAAACTGGCCGGCCAGATCCAGTTCCAGCTTTCCCAGCGCGATTCCGTCCTGTTCCTGCCCAGCGGATTTTCCATCCCCCGCGATTCAAAATACCGCCTCCAACGGGTTTACCTCACGGTATACGTTCCCTCCCGCAAGGAAGTGATCGTTGACCGGGACGCGCGCAACCACTTCATTTTCGACGGCTACCGCCGCGGCCGCTGGTGGGATGAAGGGCACGATTGGGACAGAAATGAGCGTATGGAGTTGAAAATGAACGAGAACGGTGACTGGGAAAGAAGGGAAGTACCGCCCACGCCCGACCGCCAGTTCCGCGACTCCCTCGACCGGAACTACCGCTACCAGGGCCCCGACCGCGAAAATCCGCAACCCGAAAGGAAAACGGATTCCGTTCAGCCCGCCAAAACAACCGCAGCGAACCGGTTCGTCGGTTTCCTGTTCAGCCTCCCGAAACCCATCGCATAA